One region of Tumebacillus amylolyticus genomic DNA includes:
- a CDS encoding metal-sensing transcriptional repressor: MKDIKTKTDLVTRLNRIEGQIRGIKGLIEKDTYCDDILNQIAAAQSALNSVGKILLTNHMKTCVVDRIQEGDHEVIDELMKTMGKLMK, from the coding sequence ATGAAAGACATCAAAACCAAAACCGATCTCGTCACCCGACTCAACCGCATCGAAGGTCAAATTCGCGGCATCAAGGGCCTGATTGAAAAAGACACCTACTGCGACGACATCCTCAACCAGATCGCCGCCGCTCAATCGGCGCTGAACAGCGTCGGCAAAATTCTGCTGACCAACCACATGAAAACCTGCGTCGTCGACCGCATCCAAGAGGGCGACCACGAGGTAATCGACGAACTGATGAAGACGATGGGCAAACTGATGAAGTAA
- a CDS encoding FTR1 family iron permease, with product MARRFSSLLLILLLFVTLLAPTAAHATDKAVADLKQAEQLVEQALNQANQGQLPEADQTYQQFRKLWLQIETGIKTDSSQAYKDIESNMGQVDYALMQKKQDAVVQALNGLKTANEKFISGGYGAGESFKQQDITLPDFIGLLQQTKQQAEKHDIAAAQASIAQVRESWLSVEGVVVAQSAGLYNDSERDMVTVDAMLHAQPADEQGAATLLQNMINYLTPLADKSGYTMWDAAFIPIREGLEALLVVAALLAFVNKSKQKRGRTWVWAGVGAGLLFSIILAVVVKVVFSAAAFGSNNSLIAGWTGVIAAVMLLYMSYWLHSQSKVKDWNLYIKEKSEAALNTGKLVSFGVLSFLAIFREGTETVLFLIGMVNQISMQNLILGLVIGMVVLVVIAVLMLFIGVKLPMRPFFMVSSFIVFYLCLKFTGMGIHSLQLAGTLPSTTSAQLPSADFIALYPSWVSTVPQLLLVVIALGAILIKKKPQPTGGILK from the coding sequence ATGGCTCGCAGATTTTCCAGTCTGTTGCTCATCTTGCTCTTATTTGTTACTCTGCTGGCTCCTACAGCGGCGCATGCCACCGACAAAGCGGTCGCAGATTTGAAGCAAGCCGAACAATTGGTGGAGCAGGCGCTGAACCAAGCAAACCAGGGTCAACTCCCGGAAGCTGACCAAACCTACCAACAATTCCGCAAACTCTGGCTCCAAATTGAAACGGGGATCAAAACCGATTCAAGCCAAGCGTACAAGGACATAGAATCAAACATGGGCCAAGTCGACTACGCGTTGATGCAGAAAAAGCAAGACGCCGTCGTGCAGGCCTTGAACGGTCTGAAAACGGCCAACGAGAAGTTCATCTCCGGCGGATACGGCGCGGGAGAATCCTTCAAACAACAAGACATCACGCTGCCCGACTTCATCGGGCTCTTGCAACAAACCAAACAACAGGCAGAGAAACACGACATAGCGGCGGCTCAAGCGAGCATTGCCCAAGTTCGCGAATCGTGGCTGAGCGTGGAGGGCGTCGTCGTCGCCCAATCGGCCGGTCTGTACAACGACTCTGAACGCGACATGGTGACCGTCGATGCGATGTTGCACGCACAGCCCGCCGACGAGCAAGGGGCCGCAACCCTTTTGCAAAACATGATCAACTACTTAACCCCGCTCGCAGACAAGTCCGGATACACGATGTGGGACGCGGCCTTCATACCGATCCGTGAAGGGTTGGAAGCACTTCTGGTCGTGGCGGCCCTGCTCGCCTTCGTGAACAAATCCAAGCAGAAACGCGGCCGCACCTGGGTATGGGCGGGCGTGGGCGCAGGTTTGCTGTTCTCCATTATCTTGGCGGTCGTTGTCAAAGTGGTGTTCTCGGCGGCTGCATTTGGCAGCAACAACTCGCTGATCGCCGGGTGGACGGGTGTGATTGCCGCCGTGATGCTTCTGTACATGAGCTATTGGTTGCACTCCCAATCGAAAGTGAAGGACTGGAACCTCTATATCAAGGAGAAAAGCGAAGCGGCGTTGAACACGGGGAAATTGGTCTCCTTCGGTGTCCTCTCGTTTCTGGCGATCTTCCGCGAAGGGACGGAGACGGTGCTGTTCTTGATCGGGATGGTCAATCAGATTTCCATGCAGAACTTGATTCTCGGGCTGGTGATCGGGATGGTCGTGTTGGTGGTCATCGCCGTTCTCATGCTGTTCATCGGTGTGAAGTTGCCGATGCGCCCGTTCTTCATGGTTTCGAGTTTTATCGTCTTCTATCTCTGTTTGAAATTCACGGGGATGGGGATTCACTCGCTGCAACTGGCGGGAACTTTGCCTTCTACCACGTCGGCGCAACTGCCGAGTGCTGACTTTATCGCGCTGTACCCCTCTTGGGTAAGTACGGTGCCGCAACTGCTCTTGGTGGTCATCGCCTTGGGCGCAATCTTGATCAAAAAGAAACCCCAACCCACAGGAGGAATTCTCAAATGA
- a CDS encoding MFS transporter, with protein MSTLTSSKQEALWTRDLLLILFSNFFCVFGFQMLLPTLPSFVSQHGGTDAQVGLVIGILTLAAVIARLFVGPLIDSLGKKIILIVGNVILLISMGSYYWAASVAFVLGIRFLHGLGWGTTTTSYGALASDIIPASRRGEGLGYFGLGSTLAMALGPFTGIWVMKSYGFDWLFVVTFLSTLLSLVLPLFVSVKKGPAPAQPVSESSSLLSRMVEPKALFPAFLVLLLGVTYGGVVSFITLFGTEAGIANVGWFFLVNALSVFIVRPISGRIFDKRGHFWVLFPGAFFSMIGLLVLSYATTTPLLMVAALFYGIGFGSIQPSIQAWTVNRVAPNRRGVANATFYNGFDLGLGGGGMLLGMIAASTSYALMYRVSIVLMVIYLVVYLLYRYKQKEPS; from the coding sequence TTGTCTACCCTGACCAGTTCTAAGCAAGAAGCGCTCTGGACGCGAGATTTGCTGTTGATTTTATTCTCGAACTTTTTCTGCGTGTTCGGGTTTCAGATGTTGTTGCCTACTTTGCCCTCGTTTGTCTCCCAACATGGGGGGACGGATGCACAAGTGGGGTTGGTGATCGGAATTCTGACGCTGGCGGCGGTGATCGCGAGGTTGTTCGTCGGGCCGTTGATCGACTCGCTCGGCAAAAAAATCATCCTCATCGTCGGCAATGTCATCCTGCTGATTTCGATGGGAAGCTACTATTGGGCGGCTTCCGTTGCCTTCGTCCTCGGCATTCGGTTTCTGCACGGGTTGGGCTGGGGCACGACGACCACGTCCTATGGCGCTCTGGCGTCCGACATCATCCCGGCGTCTCGCAGAGGCGAAGGACTGGGGTACTTCGGGCTGGGTTCCACACTGGCGATGGCGTTGGGTCCGTTTACGGGTATTTGGGTGATGAAGTCGTACGGGTTCGACTGGCTGTTCGTCGTGACGTTCCTCTCCACGCTACTTTCGTTGGTCTTGCCGCTGTTCGTTTCTGTGAAAAAAGGACCTGCCCCCGCGCAGCCCGTTTCGGAATCGAGTTCCCTGCTCTCCCGCATGGTCGAGCCAAAAGCGCTGTTTCCCGCGTTCTTGGTGTTGTTGCTCGGCGTGACGTATGGCGGGGTCGTTTCCTTCATTACGCTGTTCGGCACAGAGGCGGGGATTGCGAATGTCGGGTGGTTTTTCCTCGTCAATGCGCTGAGCGTGTTTATCGTCCGCCCGATTTCGGGGCGTATCTTTGACAAGCGGGGGCACTTCTGGGTGCTGTTCCCCGGCGCTTTTTTCTCGATGATCGGGTTGTTGGTGTTGTCGTATGCCACGACGACTCCTCTGTTGATGGTCGCCGCCCTGTTTTATGGGATCGGGTTTGGTTCCATCCAGCCTTCGATTCAAGCGTGGACGGTCAATCGTGTGGCTCCGAACCGCCGTGGAGTTGCCAATGCGACGTTCTACAACGGTTTCGACTTGGGTCTTGGCGGCGGCGGAATGTTGCTTGGGATGATCGCCGCGAGTACGAGTTATGCGTTAATGTACCGGGTTTCGATCGTGTTGATGGTGATCTATTTGGTCGTCTATCTCCTGTACCGCTATAAGCAAAAGGAGCCCTCCTGA
- a CDS encoding KAP family P-loop NTPase fold protein, with translation MSIFFVCWGTVILGLLWLLWLTTKQVPSEGKDGKTNQEDLLHDQPIQEAWEDKLGRVPFAERLAKILKSSYEANSLVVGLYGKWGIGKTSVLNLTERYLAEDKDLILIHFNPWYFKDGEELIRQFFLHVSNEIMRKMGKETSELVKRLKQYGERLAPAIKFNLFGLDFSGADLLKGGPKDVMSLHEEIKTLLKQAKRPILVMIDDIDRLDRKDIQTLFKLVKLCADFPYTVYLLSFDEKVVADSLAEEFAVDQELGGSFLEKIIQVPLHVPQPNSIDLRDMVFVGIKNILDQYDMKLRREDEYRLFSLWDQTIGGLLTTPRIAKRYLNGLMFALPLLKGEVNLVDCLYVEATRVFLPEVYHFIRTNADIVLSFDRGVYTNDPNLLHKQKLDKILDELPSNQQKVAAESLIKNLFPQTESYKGLIRRHGSSNWELEKHVCSAMYFERYFQYSVSENDIPDVALQAYLEETLLQTDDVQRKQKFLHLARNKKGIKRLIQKLRTMETIIQPKIAEKLALTLAELGDQFSDSDGISYASTRSQAGILINYLTKRLPNEERILLMNQIMVRANLLSFAAEIFFGIREDNDDSIQKCVVASLLPRIEEAAQTPRLYDMYPQYASHLLYIWRTWGEPEEVRTALRGWFLTQEGAEKFLVSHVRFITFSETGEERVLSFGEEDYKNISEYLPPQEIADHLRPTYAARLHEVDEKLPITEQTAIRFLKYHENVLILQLAKDAIENQRPYISLDIRKEEEQVLLVLHNNGAGLAKIRFVTPRTDLEAGSFYQQLSYAKGDGLIGAKKQAKLLDFEIGPNETYTFALKMGHMFSFDDKDDWISSISVYYEDVYRNCYRSRLLYVRSVRQPKYEYRVEGRENLNISTIPTTDDVGKIYKMEFGAPVIFRPYYLELHLVEKITKMKGTILGGISFTGGRPIKVEEVNFGGDGYPTFQVQVGKCRPFRIISYEADTLRKFAIKDLEDRYDNYPYQEYGLEAEGNIDEGNRKDLYDYLVKTFLELIESK, from the coding sequence ATGTCCATTTTTTTTGTCTGTTGGGGGACTGTGATTTTAGGTCTATTGTGGTTGCTCTGGTTAACTACGAAGCAAGTACCATCCGAGGGGAAGGATGGTAAGACAAATCAAGAGGATCTTCTACATGATCAACCCATACAGGAGGCTTGGGAAGACAAACTGGGCAGAGTGCCTTTTGCAGAACGACTAGCGAAGATACTAAAATCGAGTTATGAAGCAAATAGTCTGGTTGTTGGACTATACGGGAAGTGGGGGATCGGAAAAACATCTGTATTAAACCTAACTGAGCGTTATCTTGCAGAAGATAAAGACCTAATCTTGATTCATTTTAACCCGTGGTATTTTAAAGATGGAGAAGAGCTGATTCGTCAATTTTTCCTTCATGTAAGCAATGAGATCATGAGAAAAATGGGGAAGGAAACCAGTGAACTGGTAAAGAGGTTGAAGCAATATGGAGAGCGGCTTGCTCCTGCTATTAAATTCAATCTTTTCGGCTTGGACTTTTCAGGAGCGGATCTTTTAAAAGGAGGCCCAAAAGATGTTATGTCGCTTCATGAGGAAATCAAAACCCTTTTGAAGCAGGCCAAACGGCCGATTTTGGTTATGATCGATGATATCGATCGATTAGACCGTAAGGACATTCAGACGCTGTTTAAATTGGTAAAACTATGTGCGGATTTTCCCTATACGGTCTATCTTCTCTCGTTTGATGAAAAAGTAGTGGCGGATAGTTTGGCAGAGGAGTTTGCAGTAGATCAGGAACTTGGGGGGTCGTTTTTAGAAAAGATCATTCAAGTGCCACTGCATGTACCTCAGCCTAACTCGATCGATCTAAGAGATATGGTGTTTGTTGGTATTAAGAATATCTTGGATCAGTATGATATGAAACTACGAAGAGAAGATGAGTATCGGCTTTTTAGCCTTTGGGATCAGACCATCGGCGGACTGCTCACAACACCGAGAATTGCGAAACGTTATTTAAATGGGCTTATGTTTGCCTTGCCCTTGTTAAAAGGGGAGGTCAACCTGGTGGACTGTCTTTATGTTGAGGCAACGAGAGTTTTTCTACCAGAAGTGTATCACTTTATTCGGACGAATGCAGATATTGTACTTTCTTTTGATAGAGGCGTGTACACTAATGACCCGAATCTTCTACATAAGCAGAAGTTAGATAAAATTCTTGATGAACTTCCTAGTAATCAACAAAAGGTCGCGGCTGAATCACTTATTAAGAATCTATTTCCACAGACCGAGTCATATAAGGGGCTCATTCGAAGACATGGATCGTCGAATTGGGAGCTTGAAAAACATGTGTGCTCGGCGATGTATTTCGAGCGTTACTTCCAGTATTCAGTCTCAGAAAACGATATTCCAGATGTTGCACTGCAGGCATATTTGGAGGAAACTCTTTTACAAACAGACGATGTACAAAGGAAACAAAAGTTTCTGCATCTGGCACGAAACAAAAAGGGTATCAAACGATTGATTCAAAAACTAAGGACAATGGAAACTATCATTCAACCTAAAATAGCCGAAAAGTTGGCGTTAACTCTCGCCGAATTAGGAGACCAATTTTCAGATAGTGATGGAATTAGCTATGCCTCAACAAGATCACAAGCTGGAATATTGATCAATTATTTGACAAAGCGACTTCCTAATGAGGAACGGATTTTATTGATGAATCAAATCATGGTGAGAGCGAACCTGCTTTCTTTTGCAGCAGAAATCTTTTTTGGAATAAGAGAAGACAATGATGATTCAATTCAAAAATGCGTGGTAGCTTCCTTATTGCCTAGAATTGAAGAGGCTGCACAAACTCCGAGATTATATGATATGTATCCTCAATATGCGAGCCACCTCTTATATATCTGGAGAACTTGGGGAGAGCCAGAAGAAGTACGCACAGCACTTCGGGGTTGGTTTCTGACACAGGAAGGAGCAGAGAAGTTCCTTGTCTCTCATGTTAGGTTTATTACCTTTTCAGAAACAGGGGAGGAACGGGTTCTTTCGTTTGGAGAGGAGGATTATAAAAACATATCGGAGTACCTACCTCCACAGGAAATCGCAGATCATTTGCGCCCAACTTATGCAGCGAGATTACACGAGGTGGACGAGAAGTTACCTATCACAGAACAAACTGCAATTCGCTTTCTTAAGTACCACGAAAATGTCTTAATTCTGCAACTTGCAAAAGATGCTATAGAGAATCAAAGGCCTTATATTAGTCTTGATATTAGAAAAGAGGAGGAACAGGTCCTCTTGGTCCTTCACAATAACGGGGCTGGATTGGCCAAAATTCGGTTTGTTACGCCTCGCACCGATCTTGAAGCAGGATCGTTCTATCAGCAACTTTCCTATGCGAAAGGTGATGGTTTGATTGGCGCGAAAAAACAAGCAAAGTTACTTGATTTCGAAATCGGCCCAAATGAAACCTACACGTTTGCTCTGAAGATGGGTCACATGTTTAGTTTTGATGATAAGGATGATTGGATTAGTTCGATTTCTGTGTACTATGAAGACGTCTATAGAAATTGTTATCGTTCTCGTTTACTTTACGTCAGGTCAGTTAGACAGCCGAAATATGAATATCGAGTTGAGGGAAGAGAGAATTTGAATATCTCGACAATTCCAACTACAGATGATGTAGGTAAGATTTATAAAATGGAGTTTGGCGCTCCAGTGATCTTTAGACCGTATTATCTAGAGTTACACTTAGTTGAAAAAATAACAAAGATGAAAGGCACTATACTGGGAGGTATATCTTTTACGGGAGGGCGTCCTATCAAAGTAGAGGAAGTGAACTTCGGGGGAGATGGTTATCCGACTTTCCAAGTTCAGGTAGGTAAATGTCGACCTTTTCGAATCATTTCATATGAAGCCGACACATTAAGGAAATTCGCCATCAAAGACCTGGAGGACCGTTACGATAATTATCCTTATCAAGAATATGGTTTGGAGGCGGAAGGAAATATTGATGAAGGAAATCGAAAGGATCTATACGATTACCTAGTAAAAACGTTCTTAGAGCTGATAGAAAGTAAATAG
- a CDS encoding Cthe_2314 family HEPN domain-containing protein has protein sequence MFDEYPSPDDFKNIYCDQMQFDKLDPFIDFFKNAKQYGDIRDLTTLRERLVIEDFVRTYHNHYRKTLMSYSFSKYYYDKGIPDSFADCTSLDHRRRIGFEYHADLFFFKLFSTLEMIAHILNRRFRIDFASEKVSFKKVTDKVLKLKATSSDAGLLYIADILDTITRSKAFTSADKYRNALTHRNPPLHDTIWVKGDTIAVSAPNSTTCSQVFSIMNDSLDLLHELLLSLKQLASISGNWYIEETTP, from the coding sequence ATGTTCGATGAATACCCATCCCCTGATGACTTTAAGAACATATACTGTGACCAGATGCAATTCGACAAGTTGGACCCATTTATAGACTTTTTCAAAAATGCAAAGCAATATGGTGATATTCGTGACTTAACAACTCTCCGTGAACGGCTTGTTATTGAAGATTTCGTTCGAACTTATCACAATCACTATCGAAAGACACTCATGAGCTATTCATTTTCGAAATACTATTACGATAAAGGAATCCCGGACTCATTTGCTGATTGCACGAGTCTTGATCATCGAAGACGTATTGGATTCGAATATCATGCTGACCTATTCTTTTTCAAACTTTTTTCCACTCTCGAAATGATAGCTCATATTCTCAATCGCCGTTTCAGGATTGACTTCGCTTCAGAAAAGGTTTCTTTCAAAAAGGTCACAGACAAAGTTCTCAAGTTGAAGGCTACAAGCTCTGATGCTGGATTACTATATATTGCAGATATATTAGATACCATAACCAGATCAAAAGCCTTTACCAGCGCAGATAAATATCGAAATGCACTCACACATCGAAATCCTCCTTTGCATGATACAATTTGGGTAAAAGGTGACACAATCGCAGTATCTGCCCCAAACTCTACTACCTGTTCACAGGTATTCTCCATCATGAATGACAGCTTAGATCTACTACATGAACTACTTCTGTCACTTAAACAACTAGCCTCGATATCTGGAAACTGGTACATAGAAGAGACCACCCCTTAA
- a CDS encoding response regulator transcription factor translates to MNILLAEDDQRLGKLVTHLLKKKDGYHVDWVQRGDEAYEYAKAASYDVLILDWMMPHRDGLGVCRDLRRDGYTGAILMLTAKDAVQDRVSGLDAGADDYLVKPFEFEELQARVRALGRRSFAPLQKDIVTLQGLEVNRSDHTVSRNGELVQLSPREFQLLNLLLQNRGHVLTRELILDRVWGFDSDVTKNAIDATVKLLRKKIDSPDADTLIKSVRGVGYKIEG, encoded by the coding sequence ATGAACATATTGCTTGCAGAAGATGACCAGCGCCTCGGAAAACTGGTCACGCATCTGTTGAAGAAAAAAGACGGTTACCACGTCGACTGGGTGCAACGCGGTGACGAAGCGTATGAGTACGCCAAAGCCGCATCGTATGACGTGCTCATCCTCGACTGGATGATGCCGCACCGAGACGGGCTCGGAGTTTGCCGCGACCTGCGACGCGACGGGTACACAGGTGCGATCTTGATGTTGACAGCCAAGGACGCCGTGCAAGATCGCGTATCGGGACTCGACGCCGGAGCGGACGACTACCTCGTCAAGCCGTTCGAATTCGAGGAGCTCCAAGCTCGCGTGCGCGCACTGGGCAGACGTTCTTTTGCCCCGTTGCAAAAGGACATCGTGACGCTGCAGGGTCTTGAAGTCAACCGCTCCGATCACACGGTCTCCCGCAATGGCGAACTCGTGCAACTGTCTCCCCGCGAGTTCCAACTGCTGAATTTGCTCTTGCAGAATCGCGGTCACGTTCTCACGCGTGAACTGATTCTCGACCGCGTCTGGGGCTTCGACAGCGACGTCACCAAAAACGCTATCGACGCCACCGTCAAGCTGCTTCGGAAAAAAATCGACTCCCCCGACGCGGACACGTTGATCAAAAGCGTGCGGGGCGTAGGTTACAAAATTGAAGGGTAA
- a CDS encoding sensor histidine kinase, translating into MQNKRFQLDLFTRIRLRLSIKYSGMLIFMLFLFTLIVSAALFVMIWIEQTQLVQTEIDEAVAEYQDLLQHLPQGGGRVPDVQEPTGGTQVFLYVTDTKGNLVYSQERSQGLSAHILPQLNHWVPDQGNVRVMTISRVLRHGEDMLLLVSGRAIYRNGLLTGVLYTGNDVSFYWEVFKGLLKVLLILIGVFGLLAAFFGQRMAARAMVPIKSSYYKQQQFVADASHELRTPLTVLKSSIDVIELEDGDNLSEFSQTVLADMKDEVHSMSKLVADLLTLARTDSGAVELYVQTFDLADTAQHVVRLRKTLAQEKEIDLSLQASSDLMMTGDAERIKQLLVILLDNALAYTPEGGRISVSVSTENRAHVLRVSDTGMGIPLEEQERIFERFYRVEEARSRVTGGTGIGLAIAKWIVEAHRGTISVQSTPGAGSLFTAKFPVRK; encoded by the coding sequence ATGCAAAACAAACGATTTCAACTCGACTTGTTCACCCGCATTCGCTTGCGGCTGAGCATCAAGTACAGCGGCATGTTGATTTTCATGCTCTTTCTCTTCACGCTGATCGTCTCCGCCGCGCTTTTCGTCATGATCTGGATCGAACAAACGCAGCTCGTGCAGACGGAGATCGACGAAGCGGTGGCCGAGTACCAAGACCTCTTGCAACATTTGCCCCAGGGTGGAGGCAGGGTCCCCGATGTCCAAGAACCGACGGGCGGGACGCAGGTGTTCCTCTATGTGACCGACACGAAAGGCAATCTCGTCTATTCGCAAGAGAGATCACAAGGTCTAAGCGCGCACATCCTTCCTCAACTCAACCACTGGGTGCCGGACCAAGGGAACGTCAGGGTGATGACGATCTCCCGGGTGCTTCGGCATGGGGAAGACATGCTCCTGCTGGTCAGCGGACGTGCAATCTACCGAAACGGGCTCTTGACGGGCGTGTTGTATACGGGTAACGACGTGTCGTTTTATTGGGAAGTGTTCAAAGGGTTGTTGAAGGTCTTGCTCATCTTGATCGGTGTTTTCGGATTGCTGGCCGCGTTCTTTGGGCAGCGCATGGCCGCGAGGGCGATGGTTCCCATCAAATCGTCCTACTACAAACAACAACAATTCGTCGCCGACGCTTCCCACGAACTGCGCACGCCGCTGACCGTTTTGAAATCGTCCATCGACGTCATCGAACTTGAGGACGGCGACAACCTCTCGGAGTTCTCTCAAACTGTGCTCGCCGATATGAAAGACGAAGTGCACAGCATGAGCAAACTCGTCGCCGACCTGCTGACCCTCGCCCGTACCGACTCCGGCGCAGTCGAGTTGTACGTGCAGACCTTCGATCTGGCGGACACCGCCCAGCATGTCGTCCGACTTCGCAAAACGCTCGCACAGGAAAAAGAGATCGACCTCTCGCTGCAAGCGTCGTCCGATCTCATGATGACCGGCGACGCCGAGCGAATCAAACAATTGCTGGTCATCCTGCTCGACAACGCGCTGGCCTACACACCGGAGGGCGGTCGAATCTCGGTCTCTGTCTCGACGGAGAACCGAGCGCACGTCTTGCGCGTGTCCGACACCGGGATGGGGATACCGCTTGAGGAGCAGGAGCGAATCTTTGAGCGTTTTTACCGTGTAGAAGAAGCCCGTTCACGAGTGACGGGCGGGACGGGGATCGGCCTCGCCATTGCAAAGTGGATCGTCGAGGCACACCGAGGTACGATTTCGGTGCAAAGTACGCCGGGGGCGGGGAGTCTCTTCACCGCGAAATTCCCCGTGCGAAAGTAA
- a CDS encoding PspA/IM30 family protein, translated as MIFKRIRDLVVSSVHEGLDKLENPVALIKQYLRDVEFEITKAERTIAHQVLLEQRQAALVSDTKALIAKRARQAQLAVETGDEEIAKVALQEKIVLESKLTTYESQLETIATQTETLNNQLRDLQEKYADMQAKKRLLIARSQAAQTSYDLNCTLNSIDADSAVRGFARMEERVLLMEATAEAGNRVRATHLQLAKYATDTALQNKVEEELAKLKASQEA; from the coding sequence ATGATCTTCAAACGCATCCGCGATCTCGTCGTATCCAGTGTCCACGAAGGATTGGACAAGCTCGAAAACCCGGTGGCTCTCATCAAGCAATACCTGCGTGACGTCGAATTCGAAATCACCAAAGCGGAGCGCACCATCGCGCATCAAGTGCTCTTGGAACAACGCCAAGCGGCACTCGTATCCGACACCAAAGCGCTGATCGCAAAACGCGCCCGCCAAGCGCAACTGGCCGTCGAAACCGGCGACGAAGAGATCGCAAAAGTCGCGTTGCAAGAAAAAATCGTGCTGGAGTCCAAACTGACCACCTACGAATCGCAACTTGAAACGATCGCCACCCAGACGGAAACCCTGAACAACCAACTGCGCGACCTGCAAGAAAAGTACGCAGACATGCAAGCGAAAAAACGCCTGCTCATCGCTCGTTCGCAAGCGGCACAGACCAGCTACGACCTCAATTGCACGCTGAACTCCATCGACGCAGACAGCGCCGTCCGAGGTTTCGCCCGTATGGAAGAGCGTGTCCTCCTGATGGAAGCGACCGCCGAAGCGGGCAACCGTGTACGCGCAACGCATCTTCAACTTGCAAAGTACGCAACTGACACTGCCCTGCAAAACAAAGTCGAAGAAGAACTCGCGAAACTCAAAGCTTCCCAAGAAGCGTAA